A genomic segment from Leopardus geoffroyi isolate Oge1 chromosome A2, O.geoffroyi_Oge1_pat1.0, whole genome shotgun sequence encodes:
- the LOC123604932 gene encoding basic salivary proline-rich protein 1-like, whose protein sequence is MPPALQIPPCGPQLRPAEAENHGNTIFPSPRWSPARSTSCAERSLEGLLLQRASLDLPIGSSSTFLPPPSAAGQGPHQWSWEGGEEAGRPGCGSGGGEEGARRSSSTSSVSQSRYRRSRQSFPQCGEVWSQLSGPKLPTTHPGCPCLAASRPGPLPPRGLTATPGPPPRAPDSPPGRAPREERAEAGAGRCGLGICARRPRCPPPPGGGSGGAAAVTRRPRGGKARPLPAPPAAALPPPGTKETKPRRPGRASLLPPAPAGPPSPRPPPRPGRKQPGEPGARPRAARDPAFQPCGLRTCRGRGTRPLPVGALAAGRR, encoded by the exons ATGCCGCCGGCCCTGCAG ATCCCTCCTTGTGGGCCCCAGCTAAGGCCTGCTGAAGCAGAAAACCATGGTAACACCAtcttccccagccccaggtgGTCCCCAGCCAGGAGCACCAG CTGCGCTGAGCGCAGCCTGGAAGGGCTGTTACTACAGAGGGCAAGCCTAGACCTCCCCATCGGCTCTTCTTcgaccttcctccctcctccctcggcCGCGGGGCAAGGACCCCACCAGTGGTCCTGGGAGGGCGGGGAAGAGGCCGGCCGTCCCGGCTGTggcagcggcggcggcgaggAGGGGGCGCGGAGGAGCAGCTCCACCTCCTCTGTCTCCCAATCGCGTTACAGGCGGAGCCGCCAGAGTTTCCCTCAGTGCGGAGAAGTGTGGTCCCAACTCTCAGGACCGAAGCTGCCCACCACTCACCCGGGCTGCCCCTGCCTGGCGGCATCGCGCcccgggcccctccccccccgggGCCTCACCGCCACCCCCgggcccccgccccgggccccggACTCACCACCCGGCCGGGCCCCGCGGGAGGAGCGCGCCGAGGCGGGCGCCGGCCGCTGCGGGCTCGGGATCTGCGCGCGGCGGCCtcgctgccccccgccccccggaggTGGCTCCGGCGGCGCCGCAGCTGTTACCCGGAGACCGAGGGGCGGAAAAGCGCGCCCGCTGCCCGCCCCTCCCGCCGCGGCGCTGCCACCGCCGGGAACAAAGGAGACAAAGCCGCGTCGGCCGGGCCGGGCTTCGCTCCTTCCCCCCGCGCCCGCCGggccgccctccccccgcccgccgcccagGCCAGGCCGGAAGCAGCCGGGAGAGCCGGGCGCGCGGCCCCGAGCCGCCCGGGACCCCGCATTCCAGCCCTGCGGGCTCCGCACTTGCCGAGGGCGGGGGACTCGACCCCTCCCTGTGGGGGCGCTGGCTGCTGGGCGGCGGTAG